The genomic region GCGACCTCAAACTCAACGTCCAGCTTAAAGACAACATCGCGCAGCTTAATCAGGAGATTGCCGATCGTGAAAAGGCGGAGGCAGAACGCCAGTCGACGTTTGAACAGCTCAAAGTTGAAATCCAGGAGCGTGAAGAAGCGCAAATTCAGCTTGAGCAACAATCCTCTTTTTTGCGCTCCTTTCTCGATGCTTCACCCGATCTGGTCTTTTATCGCAACGAAGACAAAGAGTTTTCCGGCTGTAACCGGGCAATGGAATTACTGACAGGTAAAAGCGAAAAGCAGCTGGTGAATTTAAAACCCGCTGACGTTTACTCGCCTGAAGCGGCAGAAAAAGTGATCGAAACGGATGAAAAAGTCTTTCGCCATAATGTGTCGCTGACGTATGAACAGTGGCTGGACTACCCGGACGGGCGTAAAGCCTGTTTCGAAATTCGTAAGGTGCCCTATTATGATCGCGTTGGTAAGCGTCACGGCCTGATGGGCTTTGGCCGCGATATCACCGAACGCAAGCGTTATCAGGATGCTCTTGAGCGCGCCAGTCGCGATAAAACCACCTTTATTTCCACCATCAGTCATGAACTGCGGACACCGTTAAACGGCATCGTCGGGCTGAGCCGCATTTTGCTGGATACTGAACTGACGGCTGAGCAGGAAAAATACCTCAAAACCATTCACGTATCGGCGGTGACGTTAGGTAATATCTTCAACGATATCATTGATATGGATAAAATGGAGCGACGTAAAGTCCAGCTCGATAATCAACCCGTCGATTTCACCAGCTTTATGGCCGATCTGGAAAACCTCTCCGGCTTGCAGGCGCAGCAGAAAGGGTTGCGGTTTGTGCTTGAACCGACCCTGCCGCTGCCGCATAAGGTCATCACTGACGGCACGCGCTTGCGACAAATCCTGTGGAATCTTATCAGCAACGCAGTGAAATTTACCCAGCAAGGGCAGGTAACGGTGCGGGTGCGTTATGACGATGGCAAGACGCTGCATTTTGAAGTGGAAGATTCCGGTATCGGTATTCCGCCAGGCGAGCAGGATAAAATATTCGTCATGTATTATCAGGTGAAAGATCAGCACGGTGGGAAGCCGGCGACCGGTACCGGGATTGGCCTCGCCGTTTCGCGCCGTCTGGCGAAAAATATGGGTGGCGATATTACCGTTTCGAGCCAGCCCGGAAAAGGTTCTGTCTTTACGCTCACCGTCAATGCACCCGCCGTGGCGGAAGAGGTCGAGGACGCGTTCGACGAAGACGATTTACCGCTGCCAGCGCTCAACGTGCTGCTGGTGGAAGATATCGAACTTAACGTGATTGTGGCGCGTTCGGTGCTGGAAAAACTCGGCAATAGTGTAGATGTGGCCATGACCGGGAAGGCGGCGCTGGAGATGTTTAAGCCGGGTGAATATGACCTTGTCCTGCTGGATATTCAGTTACCGGATATGACCGGGTTGGATATTTCACGCGAACTGACCCAGCGCTACAGCCGCGATGATCTGCCGCCGCTGGTGGCGCTTACGGCTAACGTACTGAAAGATAAAAAAGAGTATCTGGATGCCGGAATGGATGACGTGCTGAGCAAGCCGCTGTCCGTACCGGCGTTAACCGCCATGATCAAAAAGTACTGGGATACCCAGGAAGAAGAGGAGAGCCCGGTGAACTCTGAAGAGAGCAGTAAATCACAAGCGCTGTTAGATATTCCGATGCTGGAACAGTATATCGAATTAGTGGGTCCGAAATTGATCACAGATGGACTGGCGGTATTTGAAAAAATGATGCCGGGCTATTTAAGCGTACTGGAATCAAACCTCACCGCGCGTGATAAAAAAGGCGTAGTAGAAGAGGGGCATAAAATTAAAGGTGCTGCCGGGTCCGTTGGGCTTCGTCATTTGCAACAGCTAGGACAGCAGATCCAGTCACCCGATCTCCCGGCGTGGGAAGATAATGTTGGGGAATGGATTGAAGAGATGAAGCAGGAGTGGCAACACGATGTAGCGGTGCTGAAAAACTGGGTGGCAAACGCTGGAAAAAAATGACCCCGGCTTGACCGGGGTGCGCGAATACTGCGCCAACACCAGGGAAATCTTGGCTGCGCCGTAAGTTATTATCATTTGGAACAAGGGCGCAGCGCTTATTTTCAGGCCGCACGCAGTTAAGATAGCAAATCTTAAATGTTTTGTTACATGAATCAGTTAAATGTGTGAAGCGTAGCATTTTAATCACATTTATTAATGCGCGTCAGCAAGTGGTAAACAGGACGAAGTAAATGAAAAAAATTGGCGTGGTACTCAGCGGGTGCGGTGTCTATGACGGCGCAGAGATTCATGAAGCCGTATTAACGCTGCTGGCGATTGCCCGTAGCGGTGCGCAGGCTGTCTGTTTTGCCCCAGACAAAGCGCAGGCTGATGTTATTAATCACCTGACGGGCGACGTCATGGCAGAAACCCGTAATGTACTGATCGAAGCTGCCCGTATTACGCGTGGCAATATTCGCCCGCTCTCTCAGGCCGTTTCTGGTGAACTCGATGCGCTGATCGTCCCCGGCGGTTTTGGCGCGGCGAAAAATTTAAGTAATTTTGCTAGTCAGGGCAGTGAATGCCGTGTTGACAATGATTTGGCTGCGCTGGCTATCGCGATGCACCAGTCGGGAAAACCGCTGGGTTTTATGTGTATCGCACCGGCGATGCTGCCGAAAATTTTCGGTTTTCCACTGCGTCTGACTATTGGCACTGATATTGATACGGCGGAAGTGCTGGAAGATATGGGGGCGGAGCATGTCCCGTGTCCGGTTGATGACATCGTGGTGGATGAAGACAACAAGATTGTGACTACACCCGCGTATATGCTGGCGCAGGATATCGCCCAGGCGGCGAGCGGCATTGAGAAGCTGGTGTCACGCGTGCTGGTTCTCGCGGAATGAAAAGAGGCGTAAGCGCCTTTTTGCGCCGCATAATCGTGCGGATCGTGCTGGTGCTCGCCGTTTTCTGGGGGGGCGGCATCGCCCTGTTCAGCGTGGTCCCAGTTCCGTTTTCGGCAGTCATGGCTGAGCGACAAATTGGCGCGTGGTTGCAGGGGGACTTTGGTTATGTCGCCCATTCTGATTGGGTGAGCATGGATGCGATCTCTCCGTGGATGGGATTGGCGGTGATCGCAGCGGAAGATCAAACTTTCCCGGACCACTGGGGATTTGACGTCGCGGCCATTGAAAAGGCGCTGTCGCACAATGAACGCAACGAAAACCGCATTCGCGGCGCGTCAACGCTTTCTCAGCAAACCGTTAAAAATCTCTTTTTATGGGATGGGCGGAGCTGGGTGCGTAAAGGGCTGGAGGCTGGCCTGACGCTGGGGGTTGAAACGGTCTGGAGCAAAAAGCGTATTCTGACCGTTTACCTGAATATTGCCGAGTTTGGCGAGGGGATATTTGGCGTTGAAGCCGCGTCCCGGCATTTCTTTGGCAAACCCGCCAGCAGGCTGACCCAGTCAGAAGCGGCGTTGCTCGCCGCCGTACTGCCCAATCCTTTGCGCTTTAAAGCCGACGCACCTTCAGGTTATGTGCGAAATCGCCAGGCGTGGATTATGCGTCAGATGCGCCAGTTAGGCGGCGAGTCGTTTATGACCCGTAATAAGCTTAAGTAGTATTGCCGGAAGGAGGCTGCGCCTTATCCGGCCTACAAATTGCGCTGTGCCCGTAGGCCTGATAAGCGAAGCGCCATCAGGCACAGGATTGCGTGAATTATGCTTCGCGGGAAGAGAGTGACAATCCGCTGCGCTCTTTAGGCTTTACGTCTGTCTCAAATGCCATGGCCAGCACCGGTTGAGCAATAAAACGCTGCCATAATCTTTCCTGCTTCCGGTGACAGAACCAGGTTGACCAGGTGGCCAGCGGAATCAGTGTCCCTTCGCCAATGTTGTCGCATACCACAGGCACCACTTCCGATTCGCTGATGCGGCGGCAGAGAATGTTCTGCGGCTTGAGCGTCATCGTCACGATATGATTTTCACGCAGATAGCGTTTCAGCTTCTTCAGCAGCTGGCGCAAAAGAGCAACGTCGTCTTCGTAGCGACATTGTCTGGCAAATTCGGTCAGCGTCACGGACGGTTTGCCATCGTAATCTGCAATCACGTCGTAAACATAGCCAGTACCGCAGTCGGTTTCTACCGTGCCGTAATAGCGGGGAATACCACTCCAGTCTTTCAGGTAACGGGAAAGATGCGCGTAATATTTTAATTCGCGCTGCGTCTCTTTATCGCCGCCGTGGTCACTGTTATACACAATCTTAATGCAGCGTTGGGCATCATCCGGATGCGCATAACATTTACGATGTCGTCCGGTGCCCAGGGGAGTCAGTTCAGAAAGACGAATCATGAGTGTTATCCTGGAAATATTTATTAACTATTCTCCAGTATCACCACCCTGATTAAATAAAAGCTAAACGATCGCGCTTAAGGTTTTCTTAAGGTAATTATTAATGTGTAAAGCGCACAAAATGTACAAATATTCACGATAAAAATAAAAAACGCCAGACGGCGTTTTCTGTGAATGTGTTAAAGCGGGAAGGTTTAGTCTTCGTCGAATCCCGAATTGAACAGGGCAATAACGGCGGCAAGTGCTTCGACTTCCTCGGGACCTGAGGCTTCAACCTCAATCTGGCGGCCTTTAGCGGAGTCCAGCATCAGTAATGCAATAACGCTATTCGCCTCTGCTTCTGTACCCTCATCATTGCGTAACAAGACTTCGGCGTCAAAACCCTGCATTAATTCAAATAGTTTCATCGCGGGCCGGGCATGCATACCCAGCTTATTCGTGACTTCAACTGTTTGCTTCACGGTCATGTTTTACGTTTTTCCAGCGTACGATGGCGTGACTGAACGTTTTTCCCGCGCGAGCGGAAATAGTCAGCCAGCTGTTCTGCAATATACACCGAACGGTGTTTCCCGCCGGTACAGCCGATAGCCACGGTCAGGTAGCTGCGGTTGTTGGTTTCCAGCATCGGTAACCATAGCTCAAGATAGCTACGAGTCTGATAAATAAAATTGTGTACTTCTGTGTGCCTGTCGAGGAACGCGGCAACGGGCTTATCAAGACCGGTCATAGGACGCAGTTTCGGATCCCAGTGCGGGTTTGGCAGAAAGCGCACATCAAACACATAGTCGGCGTCAATCGGGATGCCGTGCTTGAAGCCAAAGGATTCAAACACCATCGTCAGCTCACGTTCGCGTTTGCCCAGCAGGCGGGTGCGCAGCATTTCGGCCAGTTCGTGTACCGACATCTCGGAGGTGTCGACAATCAGGTCTGCGCGGGAACGTAACGGTTCAAGCAGATCGCTTTCCTGATCGATAGCGCTTTCCAGCGACAGGTTTTTGCTGGAGAGAGGATGGAGGCGGCGCGTATCGCTATAGCGGCGAATCAACGTGTTACGGTCGGCATCCAGGAACAGCAACTGCGGTGAGAATGCATCCGGCAGGTTGTTCATTGCCTGCTCGAAGATTTCAGGTGACTCTGGCATATTACGCACGTCAATGCTGACCGCGGCAGAAATCTGGCGATCGGCAAGCGTACGTGCCAGATCGGGCAACAGCACCACGGGAAGGTTATCCACGCAGTAAAAACCCATATCTTCCAGCGCACGCAGGGCGACAGACTTCCCTGATCCGGAGCGACCGCTGACGATCATCAGTACCATGTACTGTATCTCCTCACCATGTCAAAAAGGGCGTTATGCTTCATCCTGACCGCCTTCGGTGTCAGTGATGATTTGATACAGCTCTTCATCACTCTGGGCAGCGCGCAGGCGGCGGCAAATCGTTTTATCCGCGAGTCGTTTAGCCACCAGCGACAGCGTGTGCAAATGCGTTTTGGTTTGGTCCGCAGGCACCAGCAGGGCGAAGAGGAGATCGACAGGTTGATTATCAATGGCGTCAAACGCAATTGGCGTTTCAAGTTGCACAAAAACGCCGACAGCACGCAAGGTATCTTCTTCCAGCTTACCGTGCGGGATTGCGATCCCATTGCCGATGCCGGTACTGCCCATTTTTTCCCGTGTCAGGATGGCCTCGAAAACCACCTGAGAAGGCAAGCTAAGCTGCTTTGCCGCCAGTTCGCTGATGATTTCCAGTGCACGCTTCTTGCTCTGGCAATGCACGCCACTGCGCGTACATTCCTGATTAAGCACACTGCTCAGTTGTAGAGTCGTATCGTTATTTATCATAATTTCACCTAAGAACCCGCCCTCTCAGAGAGAAAGTGGGTTCGGAGCGCTAACTGTACAAATGGCCTGTTGTGCAGCACAACAGGCCTTCCTGCACCCGCTAACTGCCCGGACAATTAGTGTTGTTTCAGTTTATCTTTGTGTTTCGTGAGCTGTCTTGCCAGCTTATCGATTAAGCCATCAATGGCGGCGTACATGTCCTGACCTTCCGCGCTGGCGTGAATTTCGCCACCGTTTACATGCAGTGTTGCATCCGAGATGTGGGTCACCTTCTCCACCTTCAACACAATATAGACCTGATTGATCCTGTCAAAATACTGTTCGAGTTTGGCGAACTTGGTATTCACAAAATCACGCAGAGCTTCTGTGATCTCGACGTTGTTTCCAGTGATGTTGAGCTGCATAGTGTCTTCCTTATCGGTTGGGTCAAACCAGTTGTTTACGCTGATTCGACGGCGGAATGGATAAAGACTCTCGGTACTTCGCAACGGTGCGGCGTGCCACCATGATACCCTGTTCCGACAGCATAGATGTTAACTTGCTATCGCTAAGTGGTTTTGCAGGGTTTTCTGCCGCAATCAACTTCTTCACCAGCGCGCGGATCGCCGTGGAGGAGGCTTCGCCCCCGCCTTCAGTATTCACATGGCTGGAGAAAAAATACTTCAGTTCGAAAATGCCGCGCGGACTATGCAGATACTTTTGCGTGGTCACACGAGATATAGTCGATTCGTGCATCTCGACGGCCTGGGCGATATCGGCCAGTACCATCGGTTTCATAAATTCTTCGCCCTGCTCAAAGAACGCTTGCTGCTGTTCTACGATGCAGCGACTGACGCGCAGCAGGGTATCGTTGCGGCTCTCCAGACTTTTAATCAGCCACTTCGCATCCTGCAAATTGCTGCGGATGTACTGGCTGTCGGCGTCATTACGCCCACCGTTACACATGGCTGCGTAGTGCTGGTTGATCTGCAAACGGGGAATGCTGTCACCGTTAAGTTCTACCGTCCAGTGACCGTTGTGCTTGCGCACCAGCACGTCTGGGATCACATATTCCGGCTCGCCGGTCTGGATCGACTGTCCCGGTCTGGGATCAAGCGACTGGATAAGCGTTACCGCTTCTTTCAGCACCTCTTCCTTAAGACGGGTGACGCGCATTAGGGTCCGGAAATCATGGTTCGCCAGCAGATCCAGATGATCGCTGATGATGAGCTTTGCCTCATCGAGATAGGGCGTGGATTTCGCGTACTGGGAGAGTTGGATCAGCAGACAGTCGCGCAGATCTTTCGCTGCCACGCCAATGGGATCAAACCGTTGAATACGCTTAAGTACGGCTTCGACCTCATCAAGCCCGACCTCTTCGTCGCCCATGCTTTCAAGGATCTCATCCAGCGAGACGGTGAGATAGCCAGTATCGTCGACGGCATCGACAATCGAGGTGGCAATCGCGCGGTCAGTGTCGGTAAACGGCGTCAGCTCCACCTGCCACATCAGGTAATCTTGCAGCGTCTGAGTGGTTTCGCCCTGATAAACAGGAAGCTCATCGTCGATGTAGTCGCCGCTGGTACCGGATGGTGTTCCGGCGGTGTAGATTTCGTCCCAGCTGGCATCGAGCGGCAGCTCTTCCGGCATCTCTTTTTGTTCGAGCGCGTCAGCAGTGTCCAGCGTTTCGCTGTCTGGGGTTTCCTGGGTATCAACTTCGTCGTGAAGATCGGTTTGCTCTAGCAGTGGATTACTCTCCAGCGCCTGCTGAAGCTCCTGCTGCAGTTCAAGCGTAGACAACTGCAACAGGCGGATAGCCTGTTGTAGCTGTGGGGTCATGGCCAACTGCTGGCTGAGCCTGAGTTGCAAACCTTGCTTCATGTTCAGAGTCGTTGTCTCCCGCTATTACGTCGCAAACTTCTACCCTATCAGAGTCTGAAGTCTTCCCCAAGGTATACGCGCTTAACATGCTCATCCTGGAGGATTTCTGTCGGCGTACCATGGGCGATCAGGTGGCCCTGACTCACGATATAGGCGCGTTCACAAACAGCCAGCGTTTCGCGGACGTTATGGTCCGTGATCAACACGCCGAGGCCACTGTCACGCAGGTGCTCGATAATGCGTTTGATATCGATAACGGAGATCGGGTCGACGCCCGCAAAGGGTTCATCCAGCAGGATAAATTTCGGGTTAGCGGCCAGAGCGCGGGCGATTTCAACACGACGGCGTTCCCCCCCAGAGAGCGATTGCCCCAGGCTGTTACGCAGGTGTTCAATGTGGAACTCTTCCATCAGCTCATTGGCACGATCTTCACGCTGCTCGTTGGAAAGATCGTCGCGAATTTGCAGTACCGCCATCAGGTTATCGAACACGCTCAGACGGCGGAAAATGGACGCTTCCTGCGGCAGGTAGCCAATGCCACGGCGGGCACGGGCATGCAGCGGCAGCAGGCTGATATCTTCTTCGTCGATGATGATATTGCCCGCATCACGCGGAACGATACCGACAACCATGTAGAAAGTGGTGGTTTTACCGGCGCCGTTCGGCCCGAGCAGACCCACAATCTCGCCAGAGTTGACGGTCAGACTGACATCTTCTACGACGCGGCGACCCTTGTAGGCCTTCGCCAGATTCTTTGCAGTTAATGTTGCCATAACGAATTAGTTACTCTTCTTCTGAGCCGGAGCCTGGTCTTTGTTTTTGTCCTGCAACTGCGACGGCACCAGTACGGTGGTCACGCGTTTGCCTTTTTCACTAAAGGCCTGCATTTTCTGCTCTTTCACCAGATAGGTAATTTTGTCGCCTGCGATATTGCTGTCGATCTGTTCGAGGAAGGCGTTGCCGGTCAGCACAACGAAATCTTTCGCCAGTTCGTAATGCATTTTCGCGGCGCGGCCTTTCACCGGCTTGCCGTTGTCCTGCATCTGATAGAACGTTGCCGGATTACCAAAGCCATCAATGACTTCTTTACCTTCTTCACCGCCAGGACGGGTCACGACCACTTTGTCGGCGTTAATTTTGATGGTGCCCTGGGTGACGATGACGTTACCGGTGAAGGTA from Citrobacter sp. RHB25-C09 harbors:
- the arcB gene encoding aerobic respiration two-component sensor histidine kinase ArcB — translated: MKQIRMLAQYYVDLMMKLGLVRFSLLLALALVVLAIVVQMAVTMVLHGRVEQIDVIRSIFFGLLITPWAVYFLSVVVEQLEESRQRLSRLVQKLEEMRERDLKLNVQLKDNIAQLNQEIADREKAEAERQSTFEQLKVEIQEREEAQIQLEQQSSFLRSFLDASPDLVFYRNEDKEFSGCNRAMELLTGKSEKQLVNLKPADVYSPEAAEKVIETDEKVFRHNVSLTYEQWLDYPDGRKACFEIRKVPYYDRVGKRHGLMGFGRDITERKRYQDALERASRDKTTFISTISHELRTPLNGIVGLSRILLDTELTAEQEKYLKTIHVSAVTLGNIFNDIIDMDKMERRKVQLDNQPVDFTSFMADLENLSGLQAQQKGLRFVLEPTLPLPHKVITDGTRLRQILWNLISNAVKFTQQGQVTVRVRYDDGKTLHFEVEDSGIGIPPGEQDKIFVMYYQVKDQHGGKPATGTGIGLAVSRRLAKNMGGDITVSSQPGKGSVFTLTVNAPAVAEEVEDAFDEDDLPLPALNVLLVEDIELNVIVARSVLEKLGNSVDVAMTGKAALEMFKPGEYDLVLLDIQLPDMTGLDISRELTQRYSRDDLPPLVALTANVLKDKKEYLDAGMDDVLSKPLSVPALTAMIKKYWDTQEEEESPVNSEESSKSQALLDIPMLEQYIELVGPKLITDGLAVFEKMMPGYLSVLESNLTARDKKGVVEEGHKIKGAAGSVGLRHLQQLGQQIQSPDLPAWEDNVGEWIEEMKQEWQHDVAVLKNWVANAGKK
- the elbB gene encoding isoprenoid biosynthesis glyoxalase ElbB yields the protein MKKIGVVLSGCGVYDGAEIHEAVLTLLAIARSGAQAVCFAPDKAQADVINHLTGDVMAETRNVLIEAARITRGNIRPLSQAVSGELDALIVPGGFGAAKNLSNFASQGSECRVDNDLAALAIAMHQSGKPLGFMCIAPAMLPKIFGFPLRLTIGTDIDTAEVLEDMGAEHVPCPVDDIVVDEDNKIVTTPAYMLAQDIAQAASGIEKLVSRVLVLAE
- the mtgA gene encoding monofunctional biosynthetic peptidoglycan transglycosylase yields the protein MKRGVSAFLRRIIVRIVLVLAVFWGGGIALFSVVPVPFSAVMAERQIGAWLQGDFGYVAHSDWVSMDAISPWMGLAVIAAEDQTFPDHWGFDVAAIEKALSHNERNENRIRGASTLSQQTVKNLFLWDGRSWVRKGLEAGLTLGVETVWSKKRILTVYLNIAEFGEGIFGVEAASRHFFGKPASRLTQSEAALLAAVLPNPLRFKADAPSGYVRNRQAWIMRQMRQLGGESFMTRNKLK
- the yrbL gene encoding PhoP regulatory network protein YrbL yields the protein MIRLSELTPLGTGRHRKCYAHPDDAQRCIKIVYNSDHGGDKETQRELKYYAHLSRYLKDWSGIPRYYGTVETDCGTGYVYDVIADYDGKPSVTLTEFARQCRYEDDVALLRQLLKKLKRYLRENHIVTMTLKPQNILCRRISESEVVPVVCDNIGEGTLIPLATWSTWFCHRKQERLWQRFIAQPVLAMAFETDVKPKERSGLSLSSREA
- the npr gene encoding PTS phosphocarrier protein NPr: MTVKQTVEVTNKLGMHARPAMKLFELMQGFDAEVLLRNDEGTEAEANSVIALLMLDSAKGRQIEVEASGPEEVEALAAVIALFNSGFDED
- the rapZ gene encoding RNase adapter RapZ, giving the protein MVLMIVSGRSGSGKSVALRALEDMGFYCVDNLPVVLLPDLARTLADRQISAAVSIDVRNMPESPEIFEQAMNNLPDAFSPQLLFLDADRNTLIRRYSDTRRLHPLSSKNLSLESAIDQESDLLEPLRSRADLIVDTSEMSVHELAEMLRTRLLGKRERELTMVFESFGFKHGIPIDADYVFDVRFLPNPHWDPKLRPMTGLDKPVAAFLDRHTEVHNFIYQTRSYLELWLPMLETNNRSYLTVAIGCTGGKHRSVYIAEQLADYFRSRGKNVQSRHRTLEKRKT
- the ptsN gene encoding PTS IIA-like nitrogen regulatory protein PtsN — its product is MINNDTTLQLSSVLNQECTRSGVHCQSKKRALEIISELAAKQLSLPSQVVFEAILTREKMGSTGIGNGIAIPHGKLEEDTLRAVGVFVQLETPIAFDAIDNQPVDLLFALLVPADQTKTHLHTLSLVAKRLADKTICRRLRAAQSDEELYQIITDTEGGQDEA
- the hpf gene encoding ribosome hibernation promoting factor, producing MQLNITGNNVEITEALRDFVNTKFAKLEQYFDRINQVYIVLKVEKVTHISDATLHVNGGEIHASAEGQDMYAAIDGLIDKLARQLTKHKDKLKQH
- the rpoN gene encoding RNA polymerase factor sigma-54; amino-acid sequence: MKQGLQLRLSQQLAMTPQLQQAIRLLQLSTLELQQELQQALESNPLLEQTDLHDEVDTQETPDSETLDTADALEQKEMPEELPLDASWDEIYTAGTPSGTSGDYIDDELPVYQGETTQTLQDYLMWQVELTPFTDTDRAIATSIVDAVDDTGYLTVSLDEILESMGDEEVGLDEVEAVLKRIQRFDPIGVAAKDLRDCLLIQLSQYAKSTPYLDEAKLIISDHLDLLANHDFRTLMRVTRLKEEVLKEAVTLIQSLDPRPGQSIQTGEPEYVIPDVLVRKHNGHWTVELNGDSIPRLQINQHYAAMCNGGRNDADSQYIRSNLQDAKWLIKSLESRNDTLLRVSRCIVEQQQAFFEQGEEFMKPMVLADIAQAVEMHESTISRVTTQKYLHSPRGIFELKYFFSSHVNTEGGGEASSTAIRALVKKLIAAENPAKPLSDSKLTSMLSEQGIMVARRTVAKYRESLSIPPSNQRKQLV
- the lptB gene encoding LPS export ABC transporter ATP-binding protein produces the protein MATLTAKNLAKAYKGRRVVEDVSLTVNSGEIVGLLGPNGAGKTTTFYMVVGIVPRDAGNIIIDEEDISLLPLHARARRGIGYLPQEASIFRRLSVFDNLMAVLQIRDDLSNEQREDRANELMEEFHIEHLRNSLGQSLSGGERRRVEIARALAANPKFILLDEPFAGVDPISVIDIKRIIEHLRDSGLGVLITDHNVRETLAVCERAYIVSQGHLIAHGTPTEILQDEHVKRVYLGEDFRL
- the lptA gene encoding lipopolysaccharide ABC transporter substrate-binding protein LptA; this encodes MKFKTNKLSLNLVLASSLLAASIPAFAVTGDTEQPIHIESDQQSLDMQGNVVTFTGNVIVTQGTIKINADKVVVTRPGGEEGKEVIDGFGNPATFYQMQDNGKPVKGRAAKMHYELAKDFVVLTGNAFLEQIDSNIAGDKITYLVKEQKMQAFSEKGKRVTTVLVPSQLQDKNKDQAPAQKKSN